A genomic stretch from Aedes albopictus strain Foshan chromosome 2, AalbF5, whole genome shotgun sequence includes:
- the LOC109426838 gene encoding uncharacterized protein LOC109426838 codes for MSHDMLNIVVVGDGTVGKTCLLHAYTDESFKNFYQPTIYDKESIEMTLDGQRHTIQLHDTAGQEDYDRIRQQFYKKAHCFMLCYSIDKRVTYENITSKWIPELTAEKRIPIVLIATKLDLRKDINTEVSTAQGERLKRTINANSFVECSAKQNINVKLAVEEAVRACFQGVPEPEKEDRCCGLCSIS; via the exons ATGTCGCACGACATGCTGAACATCGTTGTGGTGGGAGATGGTACTGTCGGGAAGACTTGTCTGCTGCATGCCTACACGGATGaaagcttcaagaatttctatcaGCCAACCAT ATACGACAAAGAATCGATAGAAATGACCTTGGACGGACAGCGGCACACGATACAGCTACACGACACAGCCGGTCAGGAAGATTATGATCGTATACGTCAACAGTTTTATAAGAAG GCTCATTGTTTTATGCTTTGCTACAGTATTGATAAACGGGTCACATATGAAAATATCACATCGAAATGGATCCCAGAACTAACCGCAGAGAAACGAATTCCGATTGTGTTAATAG CCACGAAATTGGATCTCCGCAAAGACATAAACACCGAGGTCAGCACGGCCCAAGGAGAAAGGCTCAAACGTACGATCAACGCTAACTCGTTTGTGGAGTGTTCGGCGAAACAAAACATAAACGTGAAGCTTGCCGTGGAAGAAGCCGTCCGAGCGTGCTTCCAGGGTGTACCTGAGCCGGAAAAGGAAGACCGGTGCTGCGGGCTGTGTTCCATATCATAG